One region of Mus pahari chromosome 16, PAHARI_EIJ_v1.1, whole genome shotgun sequence genomic DNA includes:
- the Gpx5 gene encoding epididymal secretory glutathione peroxidase, with protein MATQLRVFYLVPLLLASFVQTTPRPEKMKMGCYKDVKGTIYDYEALSLNGKEHVPFKQYAGKHVLFVNVATYCGLTIQYPELNALQEDLKSLGLVILGFPCNQFGKQEPGDDSEILPGLKYVRPGKGFLPNFQLFAKGDVNGENEQKVFTFLKRSCPHPSETVVTSKQTFWEPIKVHDIRWNFEKFLVGPDGVPVMRWFHQAPVSTVKSDIMAYLNHFKTI; from the exons ATGGCTACACAGTTAAGAGTCTTCTATCTTGTTCCACTTCTTCTAGCCAGCTTTGTGCAGACAACCCCCAGGCCGGAAAAGATGAAG ATGGGCTGCTACAAAGACGTGAAAGGCACCATCTATGACTACGAGGCTCTGTCTCTGAATGGAAAGGAACATGTTCCGTTCAAGCAGTATGCAGGAAAGCACGTGCTCTTTGTCAACGTGGCTACCTACTGTGGCCTGACAATCCAGTACCCTG AACTGAATGCACTCCAGGAGGATCTGAAGTCACTTGGCTTGGTTATATTGGGCTTTCCCTGCAACCAATTTGGAAAGCAAGAACCAGGAGACGATTCAGAGATTCTTCCTGGGCTCAA GTATGTTCGTCCaggaaaaggatttttacctAACTTCCAGCTTTTTGCAAAAGGGGATGTAAATGGTGAAAACGAGCAGAAAGTCTTCACCTTCTTGAAG CGCTCCTGCCCTCACCCCTCAGAGACTGTGGTCACAAGCAAACAGACCTTCTGGGAGCCAATAAAAGTCCATGACATCCGCTGGAACTTTGAGAAGTTCCTGGTGGGACCCGATGGCGTCCCTGTCATGCGCTGGTtccaccaggctcctgtcagcaccgTCAAGTCTGACATCATGGCATACCTGAACCATTTCAAAACCATATAG